GCACCGTCGGCCGGCGGGTGCACCGGCTGCGGGTCGAACGCGGCCTCACCCAGCGCCAACTCGCCGAGCCCGCCTACACGGCCGCCTACATCTCGATACTGGAGTCGGACCGGGTGCGGCCCTCCGAGGCGGCCCTGCGGCACGTCGCCGAACGGCTGGGGGTGACGTTCGAGGAGCTCGCCACCGGTCGGCCGCCGCACATCGCGACCGGCCTGCGGGCCGAACTCGTCGACGCCCAGCGGCTACTGGCCCTCGGCGAGGGCGAGGAGGCGGCCGCCGCGTACCGGCGGCTGCTGGCCGGCGCCGAGCGGCACGGCCTGGACGCCGAACGGGCCGCCGCCCTGCTCGGGCTCGGCCAGTGCGCGCTCTACGCGGGCGATCTCGCCGCCGCCCGCGGACACTTCGAGGCCGCGGAGCCGCTGCTGGCCGACGCGCCGCCGCTGCAGCGGGCCCGAGCCGTCCGCGGCCGCGCCGTCGCCCACCTGCTGGCGGGCGAACTCCGCTACTCCTGCTACCTGCTGGAGAGCGCGATCGACGAACTGAACTCCGCCGGGCTGCAGGACCCGGACGCGCTGGTGCTGCTGTACACCGCGTCCGTCGCGCCCTACCTGGACATGGGCGCGCACGCCCGGGCCGCGCAGGCCGCCGAGATCGCGCTCGGTCTGGCCCCGCAGGTCACCGACCCGGCCGTGGTCGCGGGCATGCACCGGACGGTCGCCCGCACGC
This genomic window from Streptomyces sp. TLI_235 contains:
- a CDS encoding tetratricopeptide repeat protein, yielding MADTTTPADPDTAGTVGRRVHRLRVERGLTQRQLAEPAYTAAYISILESDRVRPSEAALRHVAERLGVTFEELATGRPPHIATGLRAELVDAQRLLALGEGEEAAAAYRRLLAGAERHGLDAERAAALLGLGQCALYAGDLAAARGHFEAAEPLLADAPPLQRARAVRGRAVAHLLAGELRYSCYLLESAIDELNSAGLQDPDALVLLYTASVAPYLDMGAHARAAQAAEIALGLAPQVTDPAVVAGMHRTVARTLLAEGRTAEADASLARAAALYEQLQIRPELAHCHWMRGYVHAQDGALDAAARELTTARDMLAAGRAELYTAQVEVELADVLRRLGRREEAGQLLLLLLDRLQPGRGPVHRAAAHRLLGLLAEDGEDTAAAEEHYGRALALLEPTGAAGDLADLCRLLGDLQRRLGRTEAALDTYRLGLGHAAAPGTTTLGPAPTPPPLTTP